GATGATCGGCACCTCCGGAGCTGTTATTGGTAGATATGAACGGGATGAAATAACCCCTTCCGTGGAGATTGCTAAAAAAATGGCCGATGCCTTAGAAGTTTCTCTGGATTATCTGACCGGCAGCACTAACTATCTCATACAGGATAAGAAAATGCTTTATCGATTAGAGCTCCTTGAAAAAATCGACAAACCGGAACGCGAAAGGATCCTGCATGTAATGGATTCTTTGCTCAGGGATGCACAAATGAGCTTAACTCACCAAAAACTGGCCTGATCATGAACCTGCAATATATTTCAGACAACAAGGGAAAGACCACTGGAGTTTTCATTCCTATTCAGGAATGGGAAGACCTGAAATCAAAATACAAGGGACTGGAGAACGAAGAAGTGGATGTTCCCAATTGGCACAAAGATCTGGTAAGAAAACGCATGGATGAGTACAGGAAAGATCCAGATATTGCAATGGACTTTGATGCTGCAATGGATGACATTGAAAAAGAGCTTTAATGCATAAATCCATTATACTCCCTCTTGCCAAA
This sequence is a window from Bacteroidales bacterium. Protein-coding genes within it:
- a CDS encoding addiction module protein codes for the protein MNLQYISDNKGKTTGVFIPIQEWEDLKSKYKGLENEEVDVPNWHKDLVRKRMDEYRKDPDIAMDFDAAMDDIEKEL
- a CDS encoding helix-turn-helix transcriptional regulator encodes the protein MKLGDKISTLRKEKGLNRDQFGKMIGTSGAVIGRYERDEITPSVEIAKKMADALEVSLDYLTGSTNYLIQDKKMLYRLELLEKIDKPERERILHVMDSLLRDAQMSLTHQKLA